The proteins below are encoded in one region of Cherax quadricarinatus isolate ZL_2023a chromosome 92, ASM3850222v1, whole genome shotgun sequence:
- the LOC128698374 gene encoding esterase OVCA2 gives MAGGRERPLRILCLHGYRQNGISFREKTGSFRKMLKKYAEFVYITSPVEVPPIDDGQDKDGGSGWWFSRQDNYFNAQEESECSKGFEESLKAVEVCFKESGPFDGVLGFSQGAAMLGLLCGLQQQGKLTFSFKFAIFASAFRSRSAPHQCLYSEKITLPTLHIYGETDQVIGKDMSEELLQYFHEPETHVHPGGHFVPATAAHKAIYVKFLEDMKQICIV, from the exons atggctggagggagggagagacctctGAGGATACTCTGTCTTCATGGTTACCGCCAGAATGGTATCAGCTTCCGTGAAAAAACTGGTTCCTTCAG GAAGATGTTGAAGAAATATGCAGAGTTCGTCTACATAACGTCACCAGTTGAAGTTCCGCCCATTGACGACGGTCAGGATAaagatggtggcagtggttggtGGTTCAGCAGACAGGATAATTATTTTAACGCTCAAGAGGAGTCAGAATGCAGTAAAGGATTTGAG GAATCTCTGAAGGCAGTTGAAGTATGTTTTAAAGAATCTGGTCCATTTGATGGCGTCTTAGGCTTCAGTCAAGGTGCAGCCATGTTAGGCCTACTGTGTGGACTACAGCAACAAGGCAAATTAACCTTTTCCTTCAAGTTTGCAATTTTTGCATCAGCGTTTAGATCCAGGTCAGCACCACATCAGTGCTTGTATTCCGAGAAGATCACATTGCCTACCCTTCATATCTATGGTGAAACTGATCAG GTAATAGGGAAGGATATGAGTGAGGAACTGCTACAGTACTTCCACGAGCCGGAGACTCACGTACATCCTGGAGGACACTTCGTACCTGCAACAGCAGCCCACAAAGCCATATATGTGAAATTTTTGGAAGATATGAAACAGATTTGTATTGTAtaa